CGAACGCCCGGGTCGGCGTCTACTGTGCGAGGTGATGAGAGGGAGAGGGACGATTCTGGATATTCTGAACGTCATACTCGCGACGGTGGTGGCCTTCGGGGCCGGCGCCGTCTGGTACATGAAGCTGGCCGAGCCATGGATGGCGGCGGCGGGCATCCGCAGGGGCGCCGAGGGCAAGCCACAAGGCGGCATGGACCCAAAGGTGATGGTCCTGACCTTCGTCATGCAGTTGGTGGTGGCCGGAATGATGCGCCACGTCTTCACGCTGGGCGGGATTGACACGGTCGGAAAGGGGCTGGTGGCCGGGCTGGGGATCGGCCTGTTCTTCATCGCGCCTTGGATCGCGCTGAACTACGCCAATGCGATGCGGCCCTTCCGCCTGACGCTGATCGACGGAGGCTACGCGACGCTGGCCTGCACGCTGATGGGCATCGTGCTGACCCTGTTTTAGCGCGCCGCATAAAAACAGGGGATCCCGGCCGCACCCGGAACCCCCTGTCCACCCACGTGCTCCCTAAACACCACACGTGAAACGGAAAATCGGTTCGGGCCTTCTGGCCGATGGGACTGTTGTAGCGCGGGCATGTTCCGGCTGGCAAACGCCAAGCGCGCGCAATTTTGTTAAAACCGACCTTCAGGCTGGTCATCGTACCCGCAAATTCAGGTCAAAAACCAAACACAAAATCCTGACAACAAGGCGCTGCCGCAGTGCATGCGATCCTGTCTGCATGCGGAGTCGAGAGGTGGAAGAAAGAGATGAAGACCGGAGGCTCCTCCCTTTTTACGGTTTGGGTATATCTCGAAGAGATCGGCCTTTCGGGGCCCGTGGGCGACGTGCTTCTGTTCATGTGCTTCGCAGGCGGCTTTATCCTGCTGTCCCTGTGGCTGTTCAGCCGGTCCGGAAACTCGCGCAGCCCCATTGGCGAAACTTGCATTCGACCGGGTGTAACGACAGCCGCTGTGCGCGAGGAAGTGCGGGACGAGTTCACCTTTGCCGATGCGCTCGAACTTACCCAAACCGGAACCATCCGCCAGAAATCGCTGGAGGAAAGGATCGTGAACTCTCTGATCCCGATCGAGATCCTTTTCAGCTCCGAGGACCATCATCCGATCTACCAGCTCGAGCTGAACTATAAAAGTGAAGGCGAAGTGACCACCTGGGTCGAGGTCGCGCAGGTGCTTGGCCTCCCCGATATCGAAAGGGTCCTGCAAGAGATTGTCCTGATGCGAAGTGTGCTTTGCCACCCGGATTTTGACCCCGAGTACATGTCAGGGGACGAAACGATCTATGACAGGCTGTGCAGGCGAGCGATGGAATTGCAGA
This region of Ponticoccus alexandrii genomic DNA includes:
- a CDS encoding DUF1761 domain-containing protein, which codes for MRGRGTILDILNVILATVVAFGAGAVWYMKLAEPWMAAAGIRRGAEGKPQGGMDPKVMVLTFVMQLVVAGMMRHVFTLGGIDTVGKGLVAGLGIGLFFIAPWIALNYANAMRPFRLTLIDGGYATLACTLMGIVLTLF